In a single window of the Diospyros lotus cultivar Yz01 chromosome 10, ASM1463336v1, whole genome shotgun sequence genome:
- the LOC127811740 gene encoding protein LIGHT-DEPENDENT SHORT HYPOCOTYLS 4-like gives MDSFKAENLSMISSNTNMTMIPSSASAAASSSSSLSPSPSPLSRYESQKRRDWNTFGQYLRNHRPPLALSRCSGANVVEFLRYLDQFGKTKVHTQLCPFFGHPNPPSPCPCPLRQAWGSLDALIGRLRAAFEENGGKPEANPFAAPAVRLYLREVRDSQSRARGISYEKKKRKRPPPLPPPTLPPAT, from the coding sequence ATGGACTCTTTCAAAGCGGAAAACTTGAGCATGATCAGCAGCAACACGAACATGACGATGATCCCATCTTCGGCTTCGGCTGCGGCTTCGTCTTCTTCATCGCTGTCGCCGTCACCGTCGCCGCTCAGCCGCTACGAGAGCCAGAAGCGGCGGGACTGGAACACCTTCGGCCAGTACCTCCGCAACCACCGGCCGCCGCTCGCTCTCTCCCGCTGCAGCGGCGCCAACGTCGTCGAATTCCTTCGGTACCTCGACCAATTCGGCAAGACCAAAGTCCACACCCAGCTCTGCCCCTTCTTCGGCCACCCGAACCCGCCGTCGCCGTGTCCCTGCCCTCTCCGGCAGGCCTGGGGCAGCCTCGACGCCCTCATCGGCCGCCTCCGCGCCGCCTTCGAGGAAAACGGCGGCAAGCCTGAAGCCAACCCCTTCGCCGCTCCTGCAGTCAGGCTTTACCTGCGAGAAGTCCGCGACTCGCAGTCCAGAGCCAGAGGCATCAGCTACGAGAAGAAGAAGCGGAAGCGTCCGCCCCCACTTCCACCACCGACATTGCCACCGGCAACTTAA
- the LOC127811735 gene encoding probable methyltransferase PMT3: MRGRSDGGQKKRLIISVCVGAFFLVFLYVYFGGQSRGESALEYGSRSLRKLGSSYLGGDEDADLGGKQDESATKFGLDDGEDGIVPKSFPVCDDRHSELIPCLDRNFIYQMRLKLDLSLMEHYERHCPPAERRFNCLIPPPPGYKVPIKWPKSRDEVWKANIPHTHLAHEKSDQNWMVEKGEKIVFPGGGTHFHYGADKYIASIANMLNFSNNNLNNEGRLRTVFDVGCGVASFGGYLLSSNIITMSLAPNDVHQNQIQFALERGIPAYLGVLGTKRLPYPSRSFEFAHCSRCRIDWLQRDGILLLELDRLLRPGGFFAYSSPEAYAQDEEDLRIWKEMSALVERMCWKIAAKRNQTVVWVKPLTNDCYMEREPGTQPPLCRSDSDPDAVWGVQMEACITPYSEHDHKTGGSGLAPWPARLTTPPPRLADFGYSNEMFEKDTELWRQRVENYWNLLSPKISSESLRNLMDMKANLGSFGAALKDKDVWVMNVVPEDGPNTLKIVYDRGLIGTIHNWCEAFSTYPRTYDLLHAWTVFSDIEKKGCSGEDLLLEMDRMLRPTGFIIIRDKQPVAQFVKKYLPALHWEVVATADPSSDSDQDGDEFVLVIKKKLWLTSESIKESE, from the exons atgaggggAAGATCGGATGGAGGGCAAAAGAAGCGCTTGATCATTTCTGTATGTGTTGGtgctttctttcttgtttttctatatgtatattttggcGGTCAAAGCCGTGGTGAGTCAGCACTAGAGTATGGTAGTCGGTCATTGAGGAAACTAGGTTCATCTTATTTGGGTGGAGATGAAGATGCTGATCTTGGTGGCAAGCAAGATGAATCTGCAACCAAGTTTGGCCTAGATGATGGAGAAGATGGTATTGTTCCAAAGAGCTTTCCG GTATGTGATGATCGACATTCAGAACTCATTCCATGCCTAGACCGGAATTTCATATATCAAATGAGGTTGAAGTTGGATCTTTCTTTGATGGAGCACTATGAAAGACATTGTCCTCCAGCTGAAAGGCGATTCAATTGCTTAATTCCTCCCCCACCAGGATACAAG GTCccaattaaatggcccaaaagCCGAGATGAAGTGTGGAAAGCAAATATACCTCATACTCACCTTGCACATGAGAAATCTGACCAGAACTGGATGGTTGAGAAAGGTGAGAAGATAGTATTTCCTGGGGGAGGCACACATTTTCACTATGGTGCTGATAAGTACATTGCTTCAATTGCAAAT ATGCTCAACTTTTCAAACAATAACTTAAACAATGAGGGAAGGTTAAGAACTGTCTTTGATGTTGGATGTGGTGTGGCAAGTTTTGGAGGTTATCTTCTTTCGTCTAATATCATTACCATGTCCTTGGCACCTAATGATGTGCATCAAAATCAGATCCAGTTTGCCCTAGAGAGAGGAATTCCTGCATATCTTGGGGTTCTGGGAACAAAGAGGCTTCCTTATCCAAGCAGATCCTTCGAATTTGCTCACTGTTCTCGTTGTAGAATTGATTGGCTCCAAAGGGATGGGATTCTTCTTCTTGAATTAGATAGATTGCTCAGACCAGGAGGCTTTTTTGCTTACTCATCTCCTGAAGCATATGCTCAGGATGAAGAGGATCTCCGAATATGGAAAGAGATGAGTGCACTTGTTGAACGCATGTGTTGGAAAATAGCTGCCAAAAGGAACCAAACTGTCGTTTGGGTCAAACCACTAACAAACGACTGTTACATGGAAAGAGAACCTGGCACTCAACCTCCTCTTTGCCGTTCTGATTCTGATCCAGATGCAGTTTGGGGTGTGCAAATGGAGGCATGCATCACACCTTACTCCGAGC ATGACCACAAAACCGGGGGAAGTGGACTGGCTCCTTGGCCAGCTCGATTAACTACACCTCCTCCCCGTCTTGCTGATTTTGGCTATTCAAATGAAATGTTTGAGAAGGATACG GAACTCTGGCGGCAGAGGGTTGAGAATTACTGGAATCTCTTGAGTCCAAAGATATCGTCAGAGTCTCTCAGAAATTTGATGGACATGAAGGCAAATCTGGGGTCATTTGGAGCTGCTTTAAAGGATAAGGATGTGTGGGTAATGAATGTTGTCCCTGAAGATGGACCGAACACACTCAAGATAGTATATGATAGAGGCCTCATTGGCACAATTCATAACTG GTGTGAAGCCTTCTCAACATATCCTCGGACTTATGATCTGCTTCATGCTTGGACTGTGTTTTCCGACATTGAGAAGAAAGGCTGCAGTGGCGAGGATCTGCTGCTTGAGATGGATCGCATGCTCAGGCCTACAGGTTTCATCATCATCCGGGATAAACAACCCGTTGCACAATTTGTAAAGAAGTACTTACCGGCATTGCATTGGGAAGTGGTGGCAACAGCTGATCCCTCCTCAGATTCGGATCAGGATGGTGATGAATTCGTCCTGGTGATCAAAAAGAAACTGTGGCTGACAAGCGAGAGCATCAAGGAGTCCGAAtaa
- the LOC127810820 gene encoding uncharacterized protein At4g14342 codes for MQASDRFNINSQLEHLQAKYVGTGHADLNRFEWAVNIQRDSYASYVGHYPILAYFAIAESESIGRERYNFMQKMLLPCGPPPEREDE; via the exons ATGCAG GCCAGTGATCGGTTTAATATCAATTCCCAGCTTGAGCATCTGCAAGCTAAATATGTTGGAACTGGGCATGCAGACTTGAATAGATT TGAATGGGCAGTGAATATCCAACGGGACAGCTATGCTTCATATGTTGGGCACTACCCCATACTGGCTTATTTTGCCATTGCAGAAAGTGAGTCAATTGGAAGGGAACGCTACAACTTTATGCAG AAAATGCTTTTGCCCTGCGGTCCTCCCCCTGAGAGAGAAGACGAGTAA